One window of Microcoleus vaginatus PCC 9802 genomic DNA carries:
- a CDS encoding competence/damage-inducible protein A, whose protein sequence is MVAEIICVGTELLLGDILNSNAQFLAKELASLGIPHYYQTVVGDNPERIKQVLEIAVSRSQLLLFTGGLGPTPDDLTVETIADFFGVPLIEKPEIIADIEYKFAQRGRTMSPSNRKQALIPESADILPNRSGSAPGIIWQPVSNVTVMTFPGVPAEMHLMWQETAVPYLKNAGWCSATIYSRTLKFWGIAESALAEKVDSFLNLTNPTVAPYANHGEVKLRISARAESSLAAKNLIEPIEQQLRQIAGSDCYGADSDTLASTVGQLLLDAGQTLSVAESCTGGGLGAMLTGVPGSSCYFLGGIISYDNRVKEGLLGVNPQDLAEFGAVSHQVAKQMAAGVRASLNTNWGLSITGIAGPGGGTDAKPVGLVYVGLAGPHGDAESFEYRFGDARGRDWIRNLSSCTALDRLRRKLLLAKA, encoded by the coding sequence ATGGTTGCTGAAATTATTTGTGTTGGCACTGAATTGCTGTTAGGCGATATTCTTAATAGCAATGCCCAGTTTTTAGCCAAAGAATTAGCGAGTCTGGGAATCCCTCACTACTATCAAACAGTGGTGGGGGATAATCCAGAACGCATCAAACAAGTGTTAGAAATCGCTGTCAGCCGATCGCAGCTTTTGCTCTTCACCGGAGGCCTGGGCCCCACACCAGACGATCTGACAGTCGAAACGATCGCCGATTTTTTTGGGGTTCCTCTCATCGAAAAGCCGGAAATTATTGCCGATATCGAATACAAATTTGCCCAGCGGGGACGCACCATGAGTCCCAGCAATCGCAAACAAGCTTTAATTCCAGAAAGTGCGGACATTCTGCCGAACCGCAGCGGTTCTGCACCGGGCATTATTTGGCAGCCGGTTTCTAACGTGACAGTAATGACATTCCCGGGCGTACCGGCGGAAATGCACTTGATGTGGCAAGAAACCGCGGTTCCTTACCTGAAAAATGCCGGCTGGTGCAGCGCAACTATTTACAGCCGGACATTAAAATTTTGGGGGATTGCTGAGTCGGCATTGGCCGAAAAAGTAGATAGTTTTCTGAATTTAACTAATCCTACTGTAGCTCCCTACGCCAATCACGGCGAAGTCAAACTGCGGATTTCGGCCCGCGCGGAGTCGTCCCTGGCTGCGAAAAACTTGATTGAGCCGATCGAACAACAATTGCGCCAAATTGCGGGCTCGGACTGTTACGGTGCTGATAGCGATACCCTGGCTTCGACTGTGGGCCAATTGTTGCTGGATGCGGGGCAAACTCTTAGCGTGGCTGAATCCTGCACCGGAGGAGGATTGGGGGCGATGCTAACTGGAGTTCCCGGCAGTTCATGCTACTTTTTAGGTGGGATAATTTCTTACGACAATCGGGTCAAAGAAGGATTATTAGGTGTTAATCCACAAGATTTAGCGGAATTTGGGGCAGTCAGCCACCAAGTGGCAAAACAAATGGCTGCGGGAGTTCGCGCCAGCCTCAATACCAATTGGGGATTGAGCATTACAGGCATCGCCGGGCCCGGAGGCGGCACAGATGCTAAACCAGTGGGACTGGTTTATGTTGGTTTAGCAGGGCCCCACGGCGACGCAGAAAGTTTTGAATACCGCTTTGGCGATGCCAGAGGCCGCGATTGGATTCGGAATCTGAGTAGCTGTACGGCGCTCGATCGGCTCCGCCGTAAATTATTGTTGGCAAAAGCGTAG